From Actinopolyspora lacussalsi, a single genomic window includes:
- a CDS encoding uncharacterized protein (TIGR01777 family) (product_source=TIGR01777; cath_funfam=3.40.50.720; cog=COG1090; ko=KO:K07071; pfam=PF01370,PF08338; superfamily=51735; tigrfam=TIGR01777) translates to MRVVIAGSSGLLGSHLVPALRHARHEVIRLVRRAAQAPDERGWDPESGEIEAGALDGVDAVINLCGAPLGGKRWTAERKRELLRSRTRPTAVLAEAIGERGIPTLINASGVDFYGDTGGRLITETAGPGSGFLADLCQRWEAAADAARPARVVRLRTGPVLSPSGGLLGQLKPLFSLMLGGRLGDGTQYMPWISLDDEIAAIRFVLENREISGPVNMTGPEPVTNAEFTRALGEALGRPAPWVIPGFAMRGVLGEFAQEVALTGQRAVPAVLEEHGFTFQHPTVRSALGAAVSA, encoded by the coding sequence ATGCGTGTGGTTATCGCCGGATCCTCCGGCCTGCTCGGAAGCCATCTGGTGCCGGCGCTCCGGCACGCCCGCCACGAAGTGATTCGCCTGGTCAGACGCGCCGCACAGGCCCCGGATGAGCGCGGCTGGGACCCCGAGTCCGGTGAGATCGAGGCGGGCGCCCTGGACGGCGTCGACGCCGTGATCAATCTCTGCGGCGCCCCGCTCGGCGGCAAGAGGTGGACCGCCGAGCGCAAGCGGGAGCTACTGCGCTCCCGCACCAGACCCACCGCCGTACTCGCCGAGGCCATCGGGGAACGCGGCATCCCCACCCTGATCAACGCTTCCGGGGTGGATTTCTACGGCGACACCGGTGGCAGGCTGATCACCGAAACGGCCGGTCCCGGCAGCGGTTTCCTCGCCGATCTGTGTCAACGCTGGGAAGCCGCGGCCGACGCCGCCCGTCCCGCCCGGGTGGTGCGGTTGCGTACCGGTCCGGTGCTCTCCCCCTCCGGCGGACTGCTCGGCCAGCTCAAACCGCTGTTCTCGCTGATGCTCGGCGGCAGGCTCGGCGACGGTACCCAGTACATGCCCTGGATATCGCTGGACGACGAGATAGCCGCCATCCGGTTCGTACTGGAGAACCGGGAGATCTCGGGACCGGTCAACATGACGGGGCCCGAGCCGGTGACCAACGCGGAGTTCACCAGAGCTCTGGGCGAGGCGCTCGGCCGTCCGGCACCGTGGGTCATTCCCGGTTTCGCGATGCGAGGGGTACTCGGGGAGTTCGCCCAGGAGGTCGCGCTGACCGGACAACGCGCGGTGCCCGCCGTGCTGGAGGAACACGGCTTCACCTTCCAGCACCCGACGGTTCGTTCCGCGCTCGGAGCGGCGGTCTCGGCCTGA